Proteins from one Mastacembelus armatus chromosome 16, fMasArm1.2, whole genome shotgun sequence genomic window:
- the LOC113122376 gene encoding protein FAM83A-like translates to MDGSSVAVLWYRKFRPMGKVRRRVQDLRIPSSHHCDFIHASDLSHNESTRLAVDCLLSQGLDGYHEVLNAEGEVDFLSEPEKNYILENGRDGNTANPDASDDDGTDFESLAAGSHSHTQCFALATDSEPIVADVTDSDPVLDQPNVEVYFQTDSRAAGMKDLVREFIRKAKMALVVVLDSFSDVELLCDLLEASRKRNVSVHVLLDHLNLNLFVSMWQDLKLNSKNFPKLSVRSVDGQTYCAKTGRKLRGQIAESFILTDWTEVLTGSYSFSWLSWQVHRSLAVLVKGSAVTPFQQEFTRLYSSSKPVPGFVTFITVPPTLPFYSSSHAAQSKTTGIRISKSSQTKATYHWTWTDDVRNSQTKANMQTFSSPQIPEQECSHHRAGIGAQNPTKPPQWYLKPLVQPGAVQSVSVKKPKQTVGRVSTQYDVQTYVEKDQNQIQSHSSLLGQTHSCNIQSQLASLCIGTTTEQNTRVQESNRLRTVTLTHRAHRTLCYQSALNKDSNPDQVCNEGLFFRRRNGNRLTKPSGTAAIQNTHRGQWNYSLNLKPKVELQCDFPKLQSVYTTQHEQAKTSLHFPFSHSRRNTSDLETNVYSLGTRRHDHCQPHLQSHPNTDSPGLNSTSAAIGTHLKPQLKTDLRELFLSDTSYLVPGTRAKLQPQPLTSQQAKPPPRLNWTPQSHTTRPRPVTRTSSFDTTYRTEQKSWRPLHNNMTSLGRSKSLTERCQGRINPKC, encoded by the exons ATGGATGGCAGCAGCGTGGCCGTGCTATGGTACAGGAAGTTCAGACCTATGGGGAAGGTGAGACGACGGGTTCAAGACCTTCGCATCCCATCCTCCCATCACTGTGACTTTATACATGCATCAGACCTGAGCCACAACGAGAGCACTCGGCTGGCGGTGGACTGCCTGCTCAGCCAGGGCCTAGACGGGTATCACGAGGTGCTGAATGCAGAAGGAGAAGTAGACTTTCTGTCAGAACCGGAGAAGAATTACATCCTGGAAAATGGAAGAGATGGCAACACAG CTAATCCTGATGCATCTGATGATGATGGCACAGACTTTGAGAGTTTGGCTGCTGGCTCACACTCGCACACTCAGTGCTTTGCACTGGCCACAGACAGTGAACCCATTGTAGCAG ATGTGACGGACAGTGATCCTGTGTTGGACCAGCCCAATGTTGAGGTTTATTTCCAGACTGACAGCAGGGCAGCTGGCATGAAAGACCTGGTCAGGGAATTCATCAGAAAGGCTAAAATg GCCCTGGTCGTAGTGCTGGACAGCTTCAGTGACGTAGAGCTGCTGTGTGATCTTCTAGAGGCGAGCAGGAAGAGGAACGTGTCTGTTCATGTGCTGCTGGATCATCTCAACTTGAACCTGTTTGTCAGCATGTGGCAGGACCTCAAGCTCAACAGCAAGAACTTCCCT AAACTGTCGGTGCGGAGTGTTGATGGACAGACCTACTGTGCCAAGACAGGCAGGAAGCTGAGAGGTCAGATTGCAGAGAGCTTTATCCTGACTGACTGGACTGAGGTTCTGACTGGCTCATACAg TTTCTCCTGGCTGTCCTGGCAGGTCCATCGGAGTCTTGCTGTTCTTGTAAAGGGCAGCGCAGTCACACCTTTCCAACAGGAATTCACCAGACTCTACTCCAGCTCCAAACCAGTTCCTGGATTTGTTACTTTTATCACCGTGCCTCCCACTCTACCTTTTTACAGCTCATCTCATGCAGCCCAAAGTAAAACCACTGGTATCAGGATATCAAAATCCAGCCAAACTAAAGCAACATACCACTGGACTTGGACTGATGATGTTCGAAACAGTCAgacaaaagcaaacatgcaaactTTTTCTAGTCCACAGATCCCAGAACAGGAGTGCAGCCATCACAGAGCAGGTATAGGTGCACAAAACCCTACTAAACCTCCACAATGGTACCTGAAACCTTTGGTTCAACCAGGAGCAGTGCAGAGTGTATCTGTAAAGAAGCCTAAGCAAACAGTTGGCAGAGTCTCTACCCAGTATGATGTACAAACCTATGTGGAGAAGGATCAAAACCAGATCCAGAGTCATTCAAGCCTTCTTGGTCAGACCCACAGCTGCAACATACAGTCTCAACTTGCCAGCCTTTGCATTGGCACCACAACTGAACAGAATACAAGAGTTCAAGAGTCAAACCGTTTACGCACTGTAACcctcacacacagagcacacaggACTCTATGCTATCAATCAGCTTTGAACAAAGATTCAAATCCTGATCAAGTGTGTAATGAAGGACTTTTCTTTCGGCGAAGGAATGGAAACAGACTGACAAAGCCTTCAGGTACTGCTGcaatccaaaacacacacagaggacaatGGAACTACTCACTAAACTTAAAACCAAAGGTGGAACTTCAGTGTGATTTTCCCAAACTACAGTCTGTGTATACAACACAGCACGAACAAGCAAAGACAAGCCTACACTTCCCTTTTAGCCATTCAAGAAGAAACACATCTGACTTAGAAACCAACGTGTACTCTCTAGGAACCAGGAGACATGACCACTGCCAACCCCACCTCCAGTCACACCCAAACACAGATTCTCCAGGATTAAATTCAACATCAGCAGCCATAGGGACTCATCTTAAACCTCAGCTGAAGACAGACCTTCGTGAGCTGTTCTTATCAGATACCAGTTACCTCGTACCAGGTACGAGAGCCAAGCTGCAGCCACAACCCCTAACCTCCCAGCAGGCAAAGCCCCCTCCACGGCTAAACTGGACACCACAGAGTCACACCACAAGACCCAGACCAGTGACCCGAACCAGCTCCTTTGACACCACCTACAGGACAGAACAGAAGAGCTGGAGGCCACTTCACAATAACATGACATCGTTGGGAAGGAGCAAGAGCTTGACTGAAAGATGCCAAGGAAGAATTAATCCAAAATGTTGA
- the tbc1d31 gene encoding TBC1 domain family member 31 isoform X2: MEVTDIGNKDEGKIWHRKLTTGKGVLVTVVRTAQQAKTVRFLHVTFDTTGESFLAGDHHGNIYVFDVSRNRFRLVQKTGQACTALAFNLRRTTEFLVALADYTIKCFDKDTKQLVSWMRGHEGAVSSISIHSSGRYAITTSSDTAQLWDLDTFQRKRKLNIRQSVGVQRVFFLPLSNTILSCFSDDSIFAWESETLFCKYQLPVPDYGPKISYKAFAVTRDGKSLVAGGRSNLLHLWCLDNKQLIRVIQMPTQVRTVRQLEFLPDSFDGGASQTLGVLSQDGMMRFINIHTCKLLFHMGSHDDAITTVAVSPNGRHVVAIMDNGSINVYSVQSLTQELNKPPPSQVKVVSAGEADQDLSNLKVHVRSEVIQRPAKSSGRRTQVKILRPPPGSTAEDKENELPAGLNKKRLVALLKAFGEYPAKYRMFVWRSLLCLPENHAAYSSLTDKGLHSAYVTLHDKYPIKSHKLERGLQRVLSALAQWAAIFGEVEYLPLMAFPFVKLFQNNPMLCFEVVATVIANWCQHWFEYFPNPPLNVLNMVENVLAHHDKELLQHLVDCGITSQLYVWPLLETLFSEVLTRDEWLRLFDNIFSNHPSFLIMASVAYITCCREPLLLCSQKHDFEYFFHHRNNLDVGAMIKEAYRLMSNTPADIHPKTLLCDFTPLTKGQYPVFNQYPEFIVEYQNREREKIRLQEMEYLRERQEVSALRADFVRRQAEEEAYYTQQELLRKAEEQRRIILAQEEEKLTQQRAKLAAMKRELKVKELQLLDATRRRFLKHQQDLRASQIQRLDQEISRKMDLRERETATAVQDLEVRQMELEAQRKRLEQHLLKEQERLGWEVEEEVEMRMREVERKEDSYTELVHDTETNMQALEESLAEACQLGLESDWQREVAERLQQVDAEQERKRQRLAELHRQMLAEEERLADTMRDVAGRKWDEVITTRAQLQVQRQPISLADTEGHRQAKMRPPGSIKGLPHRPSAAFAVYPGTNNTAAAIKPNAVTTPRQTRTNMMCLNSSSPSESTSTNFSLDRGRTQLDSSERELLKEIRELRQKLAARAREGSSASSQSVHTLSFVSQ; this comes from the exons ATGGAGGTGACAGACATCGGAAACAAAGACGAAGGAAAAATCTGGCATCGAAAGCTAACAACAGGCAAGGG GGTGTTAGTGACAGTGGTGCGCACTGCTCAGCAGGCCAAGACGGTTCGCTTCCTCCATGTGACCTTTGACACCACAGGAGAGTCCTTCCTGGCTGGAGATCACCATGGCAACATCTATGTCTTTGACGTCAGCAGAAACAG GTTTCGTCTGGTGCAGAAGACAGGACAGGCATGCACAGCTCTGGCTTTCAACCTCCGAAGGACCACAGAGTTCCTTGTAGCTCTTGCTGACTACACCATCAAGTGCTTTGACAAAG acacaaagcagctgGTGAGTTGGATGCGAGGTCATGAAGGAGCAgtttcatccatctccatccACAGTTCAGGCCGCTACGCCATCACCACATCGTCAGACACGGCTCAGCTTTGGGACCTGGACACCTTCCAGAGAAAGAGGAAGCTGAACATTAGACAGTCTGTTGGCGTACAGAGG GTGTTTTTTCTGCCTCTCAGTAACACCATCCTCAGCTGTTTCAGTGATGACTCTATATTTGCTTGGGAGAGTGAAACACTGTTCTGCAAATACCAGCTCCCTGTCCCTGACTACGGGCCCAAAATCTCCTACAAGGCCTTTGCTGTCACACG TGATGGTAAGAGCCTTGTGGCGGGTGGCCGCTCCAACCTGCTGCACTTGTGGTGTCTGGACAACAAACAGCTGATCAGGGTGATTCAGATGCCCACACAGGTTCGAACCGTCAGGCAACTGGAATTCCTGCCTGACAGCTTTGATGGAGGAGCCAGCCAG aCGCTTGGTGTATTGAGTCAGGACGGCATGATGCGTTTTATCAACATTCACACCTGCAAGTTGCTTTTTCACATGGGTTCCCATGACGACGCCATCACCACAGTGGCAGTAAGCCCTAACGGCAGACATGTTGTGGCCATCATGGATAATGGCAGCATCAATGTGTACAGTGTCCAGAGTCTCACACAGGAATTAAACAAG CCTCCGCCCTCTCAGGTGAAAGTAGTCTCAGCTGGTGAAGCTGATCAGGATTTGTCAAACCTAAAGGTCCATGTCAGATCAGAGGTTATTCAGAGACCAGCCAAGAGTTCAGGCAGGCGGACACAAGTGAAGATACTTAGACCTCCTCCTGGGTCTACAGCTGAGGATAAAGAG AATGAACTACCAGCTGGTCTGAATAAGAAGAGACTGGTGGCTCTGCTGAAGGCATTTGGAGAATATCCTGCTAAGTATAG gatGTTTGTGTGGCGGTCTTTGTTGTGTCTCCCAGAGAACCATGCGGCATACAGCAGTCTGACTGATAAAGGCCTGCATTCAGCCTATGTCACTCTGCATGATAAATACCCCATCAAAAGTCACAAGCTGGAGAGGGGACTGCAGAG GGTTTTGTCTGCATTAGCTCAATGGGCTGCCATCTTTGGAGAGGTGGAGTACCTTCCGTTGATGGCCTTCCCTTTTGTCAAACTCTTCCAGAACAACCCAATGCTCTGCTTTGAGGTGGTGGCCACTGTCATAG CAAACTGGTGCCAGCATTGGTTTGAGTACTTCCCCAATCCTCCTCTGAATGTCCTGAACATGGTGGAGAACGTTCTTGCTCATCACGACAAGGAGCTGTTGCAACACCTGGTGGACTGTGGTATCACTTCCCAG CTTTATGTTTGGCCCCTGTTGGAGACCTTGTTCTCAGAGGTTTTGACTCGTGATGAGTGGCTCCGACTCTTTGACAATATATTCTCCAACCACCCATCATTCCTCATCATGGCCAGCGTGGCTTACATCACCTGCTGTCGTGagcctctgctgctctgctcccaGAAACACGACTTTGAG TACTTTTTTCATCATCGTAACAACCTGGATGTGGGCGCTATGATAAAGGAGGCTTACCGGCTGATGAGTAATACGCCAGCTGACATCCACCCCAAGACCTTGCTGTGTGACTTTACACCACTGACCAAGGGTCAGTACCCTGTGTTCAACCAGTACCCAGAATTCATAGTGGAATATCAGAACCGGGAAAGGGAGAAGATACGATTGCAGGAGATGGAGTATCTCCGTGAGAG GCAGGAGGTGTCAGCGCTTCGTGCAGATTTTGTGCGTCGTCAAGCTGAAGAGGAGGCATATTATACTCAACAG GAGCTGCTACGGAAGGCAGAGGAACAACGTAGAATCATCCTggcacaggaagaggaaaaactaaCACAACAAAGGGCAAA ATTGGCAGCCATGAAGAGAGAGCTGAAGGTGAAGGAGTTACAACTGTTGGATGCAACTAGAAGACGCTTCCTGAAACACCAGCAAGACTTGAGAGCCTCGCAGATTCAAAGACTGGACCAGGAGATCAGCAGAAAG ATGGATCTCCGGGAGCGAGAAACGGCCACAGCAGTCCAGGATCTGGAAGTCAGACAGATGGAGCTGGAGGCTCAGAGGAAACGACTTGAACAG CATCTACTGAAGGAGCAGGAGCGCCTGGGATGGGAGGTTGAGGAGGAAGTGGAGATGAGGATGAGGGAGGTTGAAAGGAAGGAGGACAGTTACACAGAGCTGGTGCACGACACAGAGACCAACATGCAG GCTCTGGAGGAGTCCCTGGCGGAGGCGTGCCAGCTGGGCTTGGAGTCAGACTGGCAAAGAGAGGTGGCGGAGCGCCTGCAGCAGGTTGACGCTgagcaggagaggaagaggcagaggctGGCAGAGCTTCACAGGCAAATGttggcagaggaggagagactgGCTGACACCATGAGAGATGTAGCAGGAAGGAAG TGGGATGAAGTGATAACTACCAGAGCTCAGCTACAGGTGCAGCGACAGCCCATATCTTTAGCAGACACAG AGGGCCACAGACAGGCGAAGATGAGGCCACCGGGCTCGATCAAAGGACTTCCTCACAGACCCAGTGCCGCCTTTGCTGTTTATCCTGGAACCAACAACACTGCTGCAGCAATCAAACCCAATGCTGTCACCACCCCACGACAGACACGAACCAACATGATGTGTCTGAACAGCAGTTCACCTTCTGAGAGCACCTCCACCAACT TCTCCCTGGATCGAGGACGTACCCAGCTGGACAGCAGTGAGAGAGAACTGCTGAAGGAAATCAGAGAACTAAGACAGAAGCTGGCAGCCAGAGCCAGGGAGGGCAGCTCTGCCTCCTCACAGTCTGTCCACACACTGTCCTTTGTCTCCCAGTGA
- the derl1 gene encoding derlin-1, with translation MSDIGDWFKSIPFVTRSWFAASIAVPFIGKLGLVDFRHLVLVPELVYSRFHLWRPVTATLYFPITPNTGFLYLVNLYFLYHYSTRLETGAFDGRPADYVFMLLFNWICIVITGLLMNMRLLMIPLIMSVLYVWAQFNKDTVVSFWFGTRFKAHYLPWVILGFNFIIGGSFVNELTGNLVGHLYFFLMFKYPMDLGGRSFLTTPEFLYRLFPNRRGGVSGFGVPPSRRPAAQDQAGGGGGGRHNWGQGFRLGDE, from the exons ATGTCGGATATCGGGGACTGGTTTAAAAGCATCCCTTTCGTCACCCGGTCCTGGTTTGCTGCCTCCATTGCTGTTCCCTTTATTGGGAAACTAGGATTGGTGGACTTTAGACACCTCGTGCTGGTCCCAGAGTTGGTCTATAGCAGGTTTCAT ctctggAGACCAGTGACAGCCACCCTGTATTTCCCAATAACCCCCAATACTGGGTTTCTATATCTCGTCAACCTGTACTTCCTCTACCACTACTCCACTCGGCTAGAGACAG GGGCCTTTGATGGCAGACCTGCAGACTATGTCTTCATGCTCCTCTTCAACTGGATCTGCATTGTT ATAACTGGACTGCTGATGAACATGCGG cTGCTGATGATCCCATTGATCATGTCTGTGTTGTACGTCTGGGCTCAGTTCAACAAAGACACAGTCGTGTCTTTCTGGTTTGGAACACGATTTAAG GCACATTACCTACCTTGGGTCATCCTGGGCTTCAACTTTATCATTGGAGGCTC TTTTGTGAATGAACTGACAGGGAACCTGGTGGGTCACCTCTACTTCTTTCTCATGTTCAAATACCCCATGGACCTGGGAGGACGTTCCTTCCTCACCACACCAGAGTTCtt GTATCGGCTCTTCCCTAACAGGAGGGGAGGCGTGTCGGGTTTTGGGGTCCCTCCCAGCCGAAGACCAGCTGCCCAAGATCAGGCGGGAGGAGGCGGGGGAGGACGTCACAACTGGGGCCAAGGCTTCCGCCTGGGGGATGAATGA
- the tbc1d31 gene encoding TBC1 domain family member 31 isoform X1, which translates to MQIFVYVFVEVSAGTACSTDEPESFSARSNEHLGVLVTVVRTAQQAKTVRFLHVTFDTTGESFLAGDHHGNIYVFDVSRNRFRLVQKTGQACTALAFNLRRTTEFLVALADYTIKCFDKDTKQLVSWMRGHEGAVSSISIHSSGRYAITTSSDTAQLWDLDTFQRKRKLNIRQSVGVQRVFFLPLSNTILSCFSDDSIFAWESETLFCKYQLPVPDYGPKISYKAFAVTRDGKSLVAGGRSNLLHLWCLDNKQLIRVIQMPTQVRTVRQLEFLPDSFDGGASQTLGVLSQDGMMRFINIHTCKLLFHMGSHDDAITTVAVSPNGRHVVAIMDNGSINVYSVQSLTQELNKPPPSQVKVVSAGEADQDLSNLKVHVRSEVIQRPAKSSGRRTQVKILRPPPGSTAEDKENELPAGLNKKRLVALLKAFGEYPAKYRMFVWRSLLCLPENHAAYSSLTDKGLHSAYVTLHDKYPIKSHKLERGLQRVLSALAQWAAIFGEVEYLPLMAFPFVKLFQNNPMLCFEVVATVIANWCQHWFEYFPNPPLNVLNMVENVLAHHDKELLQHLVDCGITSQLYVWPLLETLFSEVLTRDEWLRLFDNIFSNHPSFLIMASVAYITCCREPLLLCSQKHDFEYFFHHRNNLDVGAMIKEAYRLMSNTPADIHPKTLLCDFTPLTKGQYPVFNQYPEFIVEYQNREREKIRLQEMEYLRERQEVSALRADFVRRQAEEEAYYTQQELLRKAEEQRRIILAQEEEKLTQQRAKLAAMKRELKVKELQLLDATRRRFLKHQQDLRASQIQRLDQEISRKMDLRERETATAVQDLEVRQMELEAQRKRLEQHLLKEQERLGWEVEEEVEMRMREVERKEDSYTELVHDTETNMQALEESLAEACQLGLESDWQREVAERLQQVDAEQERKRQRLAELHRQMLAEEERLADTMRDVAGRKWDEVITTRAQLQVQRQPISLADTEGHRQAKMRPPGSIKGLPHRPSAAFAVYPGTNNTAAAIKPNAVTTPRQTRTNMMCLNSSSPSESTSTNFSLDRGRTQLDSSERELLKEIRELRQKLAARAREGSSASSQSVHTLSFVSQ; encoded by the exons atgcaAATCTTTGTTTATGTTTTCGTGGAAGTGAGTGCAGGAACTGCATGCAGTACAGATGAGCCAGAAAGTTTCTCTGCAAGATCCAACGAACATTTGGG GGTGTTAGTGACAGTGGTGCGCACTGCTCAGCAGGCCAAGACGGTTCGCTTCCTCCATGTGACCTTTGACACCACAGGAGAGTCCTTCCTGGCTGGAGATCACCATGGCAACATCTATGTCTTTGACGTCAGCAGAAACAG GTTTCGTCTGGTGCAGAAGACAGGACAGGCATGCACAGCTCTGGCTTTCAACCTCCGAAGGACCACAGAGTTCCTTGTAGCTCTTGCTGACTACACCATCAAGTGCTTTGACAAAG acacaaagcagctgGTGAGTTGGATGCGAGGTCATGAAGGAGCAgtttcatccatctccatccACAGTTCAGGCCGCTACGCCATCACCACATCGTCAGACACGGCTCAGCTTTGGGACCTGGACACCTTCCAGAGAAAGAGGAAGCTGAACATTAGACAGTCTGTTGGCGTACAGAGG GTGTTTTTTCTGCCTCTCAGTAACACCATCCTCAGCTGTTTCAGTGATGACTCTATATTTGCTTGGGAGAGTGAAACACTGTTCTGCAAATACCAGCTCCCTGTCCCTGACTACGGGCCCAAAATCTCCTACAAGGCCTTTGCTGTCACACG TGATGGTAAGAGCCTTGTGGCGGGTGGCCGCTCCAACCTGCTGCACTTGTGGTGTCTGGACAACAAACAGCTGATCAGGGTGATTCAGATGCCCACACAGGTTCGAACCGTCAGGCAACTGGAATTCCTGCCTGACAGCTTTGATGGAGGAGCCAGCCAG aCGCTTGGTGTATTGAGTCAGGACGGCATGATGCGTTTTATCAACATTCACACCTGCAAGTTGCTTTTTCACATGGGTTCCCATGACGACGCCATCACCACAGTGGCAGTAAGCCCTAACGGCAGACATGTTGTGGCCATCATGGATAATGGCAGCATCAATGTGTACAGTGTCCAGAGTCTCACACAGGAATTAAACAAG CCTCCGCCCTCTCAGGTGAAAGTAGTCTCAGCTGGTGAAGCTGATCAGGATTTGTCAAACCTAAAGGTCCATGTCAGATCAGAGGTTATTCAGAGACCAGCCAAGAGTTCAGGCAGGCGGACACAAGTGAAGATACTTAGACCTCCTCCTGGGTCTACAGCTGAGGATAAAGAG AATGAACTACCAGCTGGTCTGAATAAGAAGAGACTGGTGGCTCTGCTGAAGGCATTTGGAGAATATCCTGCTAAGTATAG gatGTTTGTGTGGCGGTCTTTGTTGTGTCTCCCAGAGAACCATGCGGCATACAGCAGTCTGACTGATAAAGGCCTGCATTCAGCCTATGTCACTCTGCATGATAAATACCCCATCAAAAGTCACAAGCTGGAGAGGGGACTGCAGAG GGTTTTGTCTGCATTAGCTCAATGGGCTGCCATCTTTGGAGAGGTGGAGTACCTTCCGTTGATGGCCTTCCCTTTTGTCAAACTCTTCCAGAACAACCCAATGCTCTGCTTTGAGGTGGTGGCCACTGTCATAG CAAACTGGTGCCAGCATTGGTTTGAGTACTTCCCCAATCCTCCTCTGAATGTCCTGAACATGGTGGAGAACGTTCTTGCTCATCACGACAAGGAGCTGTTGCAACACCTGGTGGACTGTGGTATCACTTCCCAG CTTTATGTTTGGCCCCTGTTGGAGACCTTGTTCTCAGAGGTTTTGACTCGTGATGAGTGGCTCCGACTCTTTGACAATATATTCTCCAACCACCCATCATTCCTCATCATGGCCAGCGTGGCTTACATCACCTGCTGTCGTGagcctctgctgctctgctcccaGAAACACGACTTTGAG TACTTTTTTCATCATCGTAACAACCTGGATGTGGGCGCTATGATAAAGGAGGCTTACCGGCTGATGAGTAATACGCCAGCTGACATCCACCCCAAGACCTTGCTGTGTGACTTTACACCACTGACCAAGGGTCAGTACCCTGTGTTCAACCAGTACCCAGAATTCATAGTGGAATATCAGAACCGGGAAAGGGAGAAGATACGATTGCAGGAGATGGAGTATCTCCGTGAGAG GCAGGAGGTGTCAGCGCTTCGTGCAGATTTTGTGCGTCGTCAAGCTGAAGAGGAGGCATATTATACTCAACAG GAGCTGCTACGGAAGGCAGAGGAACAACGTAGAATCATCCTggcacaggaagaggaaaaactaaCACAACAAAGGGCAAA ATTGGCAGCCATGAAGAGAGAGCTGAAGGTGAAGGAGTTACAACTGTTGGATGCAACTAGAAGACGCTTCCTGAAACACCAGCAAGACTTGAGAGCCTCGCAGATTCAAAGACTGGACCAGGAGATCAGCAGAAAG ATGGATCTCCGGGAGCGAGAAACGGCCACAGCAGTCCAGGATCTGGAAGTCAGACAGATGGAGCTGGAGGCTCAGAGGAAACGACTTGAACAG CATCTACTGAAGGAGCAGGAGCGCCTGGGATGGGAGGTTGAGGAGGAAGTGGAGATGAGGATGAGGGAGGTTGAAAGGAAGGAGGACAGTTACACAGAGCTGGTGCACGACACAGAGACCAACATGCAG GCTCTGGAGGAGTCCCTGGCGGAGGCGTGCCAGCTGGGCTTGGAGTCAGACTGGCAAAGAGAGGTGGCGGAGCGCCTGCAGCAGGTTGACGCTgagcaggagaggaagaggcagaggctGGCAGAGCTTCACAGGCAAATGttggcagaggaggagagactgGCTGACACCATGAGAGATGTAGCAGGAAGGAAG TGGGATGAAGTGATAACTACCAGAGCTCAGCTACAGGTGCAGCGACAGCCCATATCTTTAGCAGACACAG AGGGCCACAGACAGGCGAAGATGAGGCCACCGGGCTCGATCAAAGGACTTCCTCACAGACCCAGTGCCGCCTTTGCTGTTTATCCTGGAACCAACAACACTGCTGCAGCAATCAAACCCAATGCTGTCACCACCCCACGACAGACACGAACCAACATGATGTGTCTGAACAGCAGTTCACCTTCTGAGAGCACCTCCACCAACT TCTCCCTGGATCGAGGACGTACCCAGCTGGACAGCAGTGAGAGAGAACTGCTGAAGGAAATCAGAGAACTAAGACAGAAGCTGGCAGCCAGAGCCAGGGAGGGCAGCTCTGCCTCCTCACAGTCTGTCCACACACTGTCCTTTGTCTCCCAGTGA